The sequence GAGCGAGGGCCAATCGTTTAACTCCCGCTACGCGCTGCGCTCCTCGGCTTCGCCTGCGGTGCTCGGCCCTCGGCCTCTCGCTGCGCTCGCGCGGACAGGCGCTATTCTGGAATATGGCAGGGCGCCTACCGCGACGGCCTTCTGGCACATTGCCGCTTCGCGGCAACGTCGCGTAGCTAGAACGTTAGCCGACATCCGCAAAAGCTTAAGCCGGCCGTCCTGGCCGGCAATTTTGTCATCGTCAAAACCAGCGGTTCGCTGGGAAAACAGTGTATGACAGGATCAGAGTACGTCAGCCTCATCATCTTTCTTATCATTGTCAGTCTCGTCGGAATTCTTTTGTTCGCGCCATTGCGCCGCATTTTCCGTCGCCGTCGCGAGGAAGCGCTCGCCGATCAGCAGATGCGCATGCGTGAAAACGGCCTTTTGCCACCCCCCGTTTACTCGAAAACGGATCTTCAATCTGAGGCCGAGAAGATCATGGCTCGCCCGGGCTTCTATGAAAACCAGCTGACATTGTCCCCTCTATACAGTTCAGACGACGCTCTTGACCGCGAATACCCTGATGCGGACAAGTACACGATCGGTCGCAACCTGCCCGACGGGATGAAAGAGGGATGGATTGTCGAGCACCCGTACATTAAGCAGATTCTCGTTCGTGAATTGAAACGGCATCATCGAATTCGCGACTCATGGGACTTGGACGCTTGATCAATGGGTCTTCACCCAGCAGTGGGCCATTCAAGTGTTTCCCCGAGTCGCCCATCCGTGGGCTCCCGACCCCTTGCGGACGATCGGCTAACTTCCGGGTAACCGCTGCGCCCTCGACAGGCTCGGGCTCGGCCGCTCGGCCCTCTCCGCCCAAACGGCTCCGCCTCTTTGGGCTACGTCCGGACACGCGCCGCCTTACGGCAGAATAAATGGCGCGTGCCGGAGCGGGCCTTCGGGCAAATCGTTCGCTTCGCTCACGACTTCGGTTACCCTCTTTCGTTAGGCGAAATCAGCGGGCCGGGGAATGCAAGTCTATCGGTAGGATCTTGCTATATTGAACAAAGTCCTTGTCCATCGTGAAGATTGCCAACTCATGGTTCACCGCTACCGCACAGATCAGAAAGTCCGTAAACGATCCCTGCACTCCTTTGGCTCGGCACCTGTTGAAATACTCTGCAGCCGTTTCGTAATCCTCGGTCCGGATCTCTTCATCGGGAAAGGCCCGTAACTTGGCCCGCAATTCTTTGAAATCCTCTTCTTTCCTTATCCCGGACAACAGCTCCTGTCGCACCAAGCCCATCAAAACAGCACGGTGCGCATCCACGAGCTCTATCAGCGTTTCCCGGACTCCGGGAGAATGCTCGGGTTTGCGCCGCAGGACTTCCGACCAAACGCTCGTATCTATAAGCACCCTCGTCATCGCGGTTGCCGTTTCATGCGCGTCTTCTTGTAATCATAGCCCGGATCATACTCTATGCTGTTGAAAAGCTTCTTGATCTCAACCTGCCGGCGCCTTTGAATGAACTCTTCCAACGCAGAATTCACGGTCTCCCGCTTGGTCTTGAAATGCCCCAGTTTCTTTGCCTCCGTCAGCAGGCGTTCATTTATTGACAGGTTTGTGGCCATTTACACAACATGGCACACATTGTACTGTGTGTCAATTCCGAAAAACGGCCCGCTGACTTCGCCTAACTTCCGGACAACCGCGGCGTCGCCCCTGTCGGGGCTCCTTGGGTCTGCGCCTTCTCCGCGCAACCGGCTCACACGTTCGCCTTGTTGCGCTCCGTCCGGTCACGCGCCGCCCGTTGGGCTGAATAAATGGCGCGTGCCGGATCAGGCTTGACCAAAGACTCGCTCCGCTCGTCCTTCGGTTGTCCTGTCCGTTATGCGAAATTGTGCGCTCTACCAACTTTGAAACCACTCTTAATAATAATACCGCTCGGCTGTGTTTGGGCGCTCTTGGCGATCCATTCTCACGAAGCATCGTTTTGCAGGAATGATGAAGGGTACACGATCCTTCTTTTCCTGTACGGATATTCATTCACTGGCTTTGCATCTGGAGTTATCTTGTTCGCAAGACGCAAACTGATTGTCGGATGGCGAATCCTTTGGATCTTACCTTGGGCTTTCCTCCTTGCCGTGCCTTCCGTATTCCTTATTCACGAATGGGCTGTCCAGACTTGGAGAGAAACTGAGCTCACCGTGCGTCAATCCCACGCTTCTCTCATTGTTCAGCGTGGCCCTTTTTTTGCCCGGGAGGATATACTGTCCCCGTCCACTAAGTACGGTTCCTGTCTGCCGCAAGGGGTCCCTTATGAGTCACTTGCCCCCAAAGAGGATGCAGAGAATATGCCTCCTGTGCCCTCCAAGCAGACAATGCTTGAATGGGAAACCAAGTGCAAACCTCAATACGCCCTTTCATTCTTCCGACCTGTCACCATCTATGTCCGCGGCTCACCGACGCAATTCAACCGTTTCATTCTCTGGTCACACTGGAAGTGCCAGAACGCACCCGCCAATTTTGCAGTGTTCCTGAACGACACCGTCGTTGTGGCGATGGCTCGCCAATATTCCTACAGCCGGACAGATGTGTTCGGTCGTTACGTCTGTCAGTTCCCGGTAGAGACTCGCAAATCTGTCGCTGCATTATTCCCGCTTGAATCGGAACTGAAATGCCAGCATTAAAATCGCGCACAACTTCGCATAACTTCCGTTGCCCGCTCCGCCCTACGCCGCACTTCGTTTCGCTCCGGTGCTCGGTCCTGGCACTCTCGCGGAACCATTTCATTTGTTCCGCTCGCGCGGATGCGCGCAGGTTTAGGAATATTAGAAGTGCGCGCACCGCGTCGTGCTGCGGACAAATTGACCGGCACGCCGGACAGTCTCGCAAGTCATGCGTAGTACAACATTTATATGTTGATACGGGATTTTAGGAATACCTCGCTCCGCTCGAAATGCCTTTAGATAGAAGAAGCAAAAGTTAAGGCGGGCTTTCTCTGAATTCAGCTCGCTGCCCGGCTCTGCGCTTCGCTCGGCCGGTCAACTTCGGGCAACTAATACGTTATGCGAAAGAGGCCGGGCTACAAAACTAGACTACTATGGAACATCTATTCATTCAAAAGTCAAAGCTTGAACTCGAGGCACTGTATCGCGCACTCACAGAAACTTTTCCGAATGTTGAATTCAGTCTCTCGGGTGCCAACCTGTCCGGTAAGGTAAAAGAATTCGGCGTTTTCCGTATTTCGTCGCGCGGCCGTATTCCAAAGCCACAATCGGTCCCTTGCCCATCGCAACTGGACGGACAAATATGCCTTGACCTCTTCCTTGCTGCTGTCTGTTCAAAGGTTACGGAAACATGCCTCTGCTGGTTCGATGATGACATCGGATCTGCCTTTGCGATATTCTCAAAGGGAGCAATAACTGAATTCCGAGGGGAAAGCGAAGACTACCTTTTTGCCCTACGGGGAGAAAAGATTGATGTCACAGACCGTGCACTTTCTGACGAAAGCCCGCCGATATACGTATTTGCAGTGCTCGACGCCGGACTCTCAGAGTTTCTGGGAACTGTTGATTACGCATATGAGACCGTCTCAAAGCAATATCATGAATCCCCGAATCGTGTAAGCTGGCCATCAAAGGAGGCTCCTTCTGTCGCCGGATCACACCCAGTCCTGCGTCTGTGGACGCGTTATGAAGATATATTCAATGCGGATACTTTCGTCCATCTCGTGTCTGCGACAAGAGAATCAAACTCGGCCGACAAGACGGCCGCGCTCGCTCTGGACTTTCTCAAGCACCCATCGTGCAAAAAGCCAGGCACCTCTTCACAGGCTCTGGCGCTATCCGGCGCTACTTCCCTGTCTGAATCAATTGAATTGCTAATCTCGGACCCAGTACGACCCGGTGACTGGGTTCTCGCTTTGGCATATAGTCATCCAACGCCTTCTGAACTTCGTTCCCTTTTGAAAAAAGGTCGCCCCTATTCCTTCGTGGCTCTGGAGACCATTGAATACCTAATGAGTCGTGGACAGCGCCCGGAAAAACTCGGACTTGTCCCAGCAGTACGCGAGTTCATCCAGCGGCATCCGTTGAAGTTTAGTTTCACTCAGGTTGCAAAGACCGAGATCAAGAAGGCCGTCATGGAGTTCGCGGCCGAATCTAACCCTGGGCTCCGCGAAAGAAAATCCATCGAATTCTGCCTGAAGTGCCTCTAGATAGGCCCGGCCTCCCTCGCCTAACCAGACTGACGAATAAGTACAGAATTTGAAGCTGCCTGTCCTCGCCTGCCCCTTCGGACAGATCGAGGCGAACTTTTTGGATCGGAGCCAGCCGATTCGACGTTTTTCGCAGGGCGGTGCGCGAATGGCGGCCCGGGCGCACGGATTGCGCGATCACAAACGCCGGAGATCAGCAGCGTTGGCGATCTTTTCGATGTTGTGGACCATGCAATAGAGCAGCCATTGGGCGTTTACTTTTTGTTGACCACGCAGCGTGAAACGATTGAGCCCTTTCTGGAAGGTAATGTTCGCAAACACGGGCTCCACGATGCCCATGCGTTTTGAATAGAGCCGGCGACCTCGAAGGGTGTCGATCTTTGCCTTCATGCGGGTGGCGTGCGTCGCTTCGCCGCGATTGTTGATGATGTGTAAATTTC is a genomic window of Leptospirales bacterium containing:
- a CDS encoding type II toxin-antitoxin system VapB family antitoxin, coding for MATNLSINERLLTEAKKLGHFKTKRETVNSALEEFIQRRRQVEIKKLFNSIEYDPGYDYKKTRMKRQPR
- a CDS encoding PIN domain-containing protein, which translates into the protein MTRVLIDTSVWSEVLRRKPEHSPGVRETLIELVDAHRAVLMGLVRQELLSGIRKEEDFKELRAKLRAFPDEEIRTEDYETAAEYFNRCRAKGVQGSFTDFLICAVAVNHELAIFTMDKDFVQYSKILPIDLHSPAR